From a single Miscanthus floridulus cultivar M001 chromosome 8, ASM1932011v1, whole genome shotgun sequence genomic region:
- the LOC136473211 gene encoding E3 ubiquitin-protein ligase RING1-like: MSSSAPTGAPPEPPPPPEFYCYECDATVSLPAEPVAPSSARRPLCPLCHSDFIEESPSTPSPPPPPPPPPPHPPLLFSGSSSSSLSDDPDDDFDFVMDPDEARAYLSRLVHRHRLQDDDGPFDVAAPAPAPAPPPPQQHGHLPRPRPGRHDHGLGGGGEPPAMAATIAALPTVEVAEPAAVCAICKDDLPLASEARKLPCAHLYHSFCIVTWLQMHNSCPVCRFRIPSSAEDEAASSEQDPTTTTQITIRFTTTTRRRVRVGGDAQLAAPISASPTQLAQAITGDGAGGPANSGETVSSEWPPHPESDTVMSEAREGDAFFD; encoded by the coding sequence ATGTCCTCGTCCGCGCCCACCGGCGCGCCGCCGGAGCCGCCCCCGCCCCCGGAGTTCTACTGCTACGAGTGCGATGCCACGGTCTCGCTGCCCGCCGAGCCGGTCGCGCCCTCCTCGGCCCGGCGGCCCCTCTGCCCGCTCTGCCATAGTGACTTCATCGAGGAGAGCCCTAGCACCCCGTCtccgcctccaccacctcctccgccgccgccgcacccaccGCTGCTCttctccggctcctcctcctcctcgctctcCGACGACCCCGACGACGACTTCGACTTCGTCATGGACCCCGACGAGGCGCGCGCCTACCTCAGCCGCCtcgtccaccgccaccgcctccaagACGACGACGGGCCCTTCGACGTCGCCGCCcccgccccggccccggccccgccCCCGCCCCAGCAGCACGGccacctcccccgcccccgccccggccgccacgaccacggcctcggCGGCGGAGGGGAGccccccgccatggccgccaccatcGCCGCGCTGCCCACGGTCGAGGTGGCCGAGCCCGCCGCCGTCTGCGCCATCTGCAAGGACGACCTGCCCCTCGCCTCCGAGGCGCGGAAGCTCCCCTGCGCCCACCTCTACCACTCCTTCTGCATCGTCACCTGGCTCCAGATGCACAACTCCTGCCCCGTCTGCCGCTTCCGCATCCCCTCCTCCGCCGAGGACGAGGCCGCGTCGTCAGAGCAGGACCCGACGACGACCACGCAGATCACCATCCGCTTCACGACCACCACGCGCCGCCGCGTCCGCGTCGGCGGCGATGCGCAGCTGGCGGCTCCTATCTCGGCGTCGCCCACGCAGCTCGCACAGGCTATTACCGGGGATGGAGCTGGTGGACCTGCCAATAGCGGCGAGACTGTGTCGTCTGAGTGGCCTCCGCACCCCGAGTCCGATACAGTCATGTCGGAGGCACGCGAGGGGGATGCCTTTTTTGATTGA
- the LOC136469704 gene encoding uncharacterized protein yields MAAPPPPPPVTRAAANDGGAAAPHPQQQQQGHCGAGSEVRRAAKVLLFLAAVALPGLTGHWIIHGKNSSSSSSSLSDDFDFVMDPDEARAYLSRLVVVDLNRPRPRDGPFDVAVSVLQQHGHGHRRPGHGPGGGGEPPATAASIAALPTVEVAEPAAVCAICKDDLPLTSEARKLPCAHLYHSFCIVTWLQMHNSCPVCRFRIPSADDPSSAASASPPPTTPRTRPHRRSRTRHPP; encoded by the exons atggccgcgccgccgccgccgccgcccgtgacGCGCGCCGCCGCAAATGACGGCGGCGCCGCCGCTCCTCacccccagcagcagcagcagggtcACTGCGGCGCGGGCTCAGAGGTGCGGAGGGCGGCCAAGGTGCTGCTGTTCCTGGCGGCCGTCGCGCTCCCGGGCCTC ACAGGGCACTGGATTATTCACGGCAAAAATTCttccagctcctcctcctcgctcTCCGACGACTTCGACTTCGTCATGGACCCCGACGAGGCGCGTGCCTACCTTAGCCGCCTCGTCGTCGTCGACCTcaaccgcccccgcccccgcgacGGGCCCTTCGACGTCGCCGTCTCCGTGCTCCAGCAGCACGGCCACGGCCACCGCCGCCCCGGCCACGGCCCCGGCGGAGGAGGGGAGCCTCCCGCCACGGCCGCCTCCATCGCCGCGCTGCCCACGGTCGAGGTGGCCGAGCCCGCCGCCGTCTGCGCCATCTGCAAGGACGACCTGCCCCTCACCTCCGAGGCGCGGAAGCTCCCCTGCGCCCACCTCTACCACTCCTTCTGCATCGTCACCTGGCTCCAGATGCACAACTCCTGCCCCGTCTGCCGCTTCCGCATTCCCTCCGCCGACGACCCCTCGTCTGCCGCTTCCGCATCCCCTCCGCCTACGACCCCGAGGACGAGGCCGCACCGTCGGAGCAGGACCCGCCACCCACCCTGA